A genome region from Trichosurus vulpecula isolate mTriVul1 chromosome 5, mTriVul1.pri, whole genome shotgun sequence includes the following:
- the LOC118852127 gene encoding 60S ribosomal protein L30-like yields MVAAKKMKKSLESINLRLQLVMKRGKYVLGYKQTLKMIRQGKATLVILANNCPALRKSEIEYYAMLAKTGVHHYSGNNIEWGIACGKYYRVCTLAVIDPGDSDIIRSMPEQTNEK; encoded by the coding sequence ATGGTGGCcgcaaagaagatgaaaaagtcaCTGGAGTCCATCAACTTGAGGCTCCAGCTGGTCATGAAAAGGGGCAAATACGTGCTGGGCTACAAACAGACCCTGAAAATGATCCGACAAGGCAAAGCCACATTGGTCATCTTAGCCAACAACTGCCCAGCCTTGAGGAAATCAGAGATTGAATATTATGCTATGCTGGCCAAAACTGGCGTACATCACTACAGTGGCAATAACATTGAATGGGGCATAGCATGTGGGAAGTACTACAGAGTATGTACACTCGCTGTCATTGATCCAGGGGATTCTGATATCATTAGAAGCATGCCAGAACAGACCAATGAGAAGTAA